DNA from Vulpes vulpes isolate BD-2025 chromosome 9, VulVul3, whole genome shotgun sequence:
AAATAAAACTCTGACCATTGCCCAGAGTGTCATTTTACCGGTGGATTCCTGCCAGAGCTTGTGTCCTGGGGAAGGTTTAAATTAAACCAGATTGCTTCAGGTCTCCAAACAATTTGTCATGCTGGCCCATGACAACCCAGGGGGATAGCCACCCAGGGCAGGCCTGGGCAGGTTGGGTGGAGCTCAAGGCATGGGCAGAGGCCTGGAGCCTGTGTTCTTCCAACTCGGAACCTTGAGCCACCTGTGGACACAGGGCTGGGCATGCTGGGAGCCAGAGTCCGATTTGGGGAGGACCCCTGGGTGTTTGGGGACATGCTCCCTGGAAGAATGGTCATGCTCACGATGGTGGTCATTCCATGATGATGAAAGCcagggagggggatccctgggcggcgcagcggtttggcgcctgcctttggcccagggcgcgatcctggagacccgggatcgagtcccacatcaggctccctgcatggagcctgcttctccctctgcctgtgtctctgcctctctatcataaataaataaaaaaaaaaaaaaaaaaaaaacttaaaaaaaaaaaaaatgaaagccagggAGGGGCCTGGAGTCTGGCAGAGCGGGGTTTGAATCAGATCCCTCAGTctgctcatctgcaaaatgggggtcCAAGGGCATGGGCCAGCCGGAATCCTGGCCGAGTTAAAggacagatattttaaaacaacaagaaaGACCTTgaggacttgcccaaggtcacgcctCCGCCGAAGTCATGGGGGCAGTGATCGTCCTCTACCGTCTCCGCGATGACAGCAGGGTGACAGGTGGTCAGATCCGGCCAACGGAAGTAGCTCAATCCTGGGGCATCCAGCGTCCGCAAGTTACTATGACAACCGCGGTGCGCCCTCGGGAGCCCCAGAGAggcgcgcggggtggggcgggtgggcttggagccccgcccccggggacACGCCTCCGCGCAGCCCCTCCCCATTGGTCAGTacccgaggccccgcccacccggcTGCTATAAGGGGGGCCGGCGGTGGGCGGAGCCTGGAGCCCGAGTCCGGGGTCCGCCGCGGTGctcgggggctggggctgcgcgCGCCCAGGTGAGTGCCCTGCGGAGGGCGTCCGGGAGAGCCCcgcagggctgggggctccggaTCAGGTGGGCAGGAGGGGATCCAGCGGTGTGAGAAAGGAGGGGGATGACGGGCCGGAGCAGGTGGCCGAGACCCTTGGCCCAGTTGGCTGAAGCTGGGGACCCAGTTGGGCGGGgaccagggctccgagggcgcagggtggggatggggaaagaACTGCGAGGGAGCGGGGAGTCTCAGctcgaactccccaccctgagtcTGCTTACATGAGTGGCCTTGGAATCGCCACGGCCGCCTCGGTTTCCCTGTCAGGCTGTGCGTTTATTGGGAATGGGCAGCTTCCACGTCCACCCCTGCCGGGGGCTGCTTGTGCAGTTTGTCGGGGAAGGATGAgttgggggctgggcaggggcagcagggaccTCCCCTcctttgcagaagaggaaacagctcagagaagtgaaggcatttgcccaaagtcacacagcaggtaatggcaggatttgaacccaggtctttcCCTCTCCAGAGTCCATGCTTTGAATCACGACAATATCCCCACCTTGTAGAGCTCTCTAGTGTGCACCTACTGTGTACAGAGCCTGTGCATACATTGTCCATGTCCCTTGCGATGCTGGgaggtaggtattatcatcatcctttttttttttttaagatttatttatttgaaaaaaagagatttatttatttgagagacagagtatgcacaagccagggagaggcagagggagagggagaggatcctcaagcagatgcccccctgcgcgcagagcccaacatgggcttccatcttgagaccctgagatcgggacccctgggtggctcagcctgcctttggctcagggcgtgatcccggtctgggggtcaagtcccacatcgggcttcctgccaggagcctgcttctcccttggcctgtgtccctgcctctctgtccctcatgaataaataaaatcttaaaaaaagaaaaaagaccctgaggtcatgacctgagccaaacccagagtcagacactcaatcgactgaaccacccagctgctcCTATCATTACCAAAAACGAggtcccagggatccctgggtggctcagcggtttagcgcctgcctttggcccagggcgtgatcctggagccccgggatcgagtcccacgtcgggctcccggcatggagcctgcttctccctctgcctgtgtctctgcctctctctctatgtctatcataaataaataaaatcttaaaaaaaaaaacaactatggtCCCAAGAGAGAAGAGTACCTGCCCAAGCCCAGCAGGACAGACCCCAAGGCCTAGGTGGGACCCAGGAGGGCTGGTGTGGAGAGGCCCCTCTCACCCTGTCCTGCCCTGCAGGGTGTTTGCAGCAGGCATGTCAGACCACGAggctgctcagccccccacaACGAGCTTGTGTGAGCAGGACCAGCAGGTGAGGGGCTGCCCCCCAGCAGAGCAGGGGCACAGGGAAGGGGGGTGGGAATATCCCTTCTGGGACAGTTTCAGACCAGGTACCCCCGCCCCTTCCTATCCTCGCTGGACCATGGAGGGGGCTCAGAGCTGCACAGTgaggccccggggcggggagcatctccccccacacccccacgcCCCCGTGCACCTCCACCTCTGGGTCTCTGCGGCTACCCGTCCCGTGTCCAGCACCTCGGCGCCCTCCACGGCAGCAGCACAAAGGACAGCAGTCACGCCACATGTCTGCATCAGTCCCTGCTCCCCGCACTTCACGCATGTGGGCTCCACGACTCACCCAGCCCTagaaacccattttacagatgggaaggcCGAAGCCCCAAGTTAAGCCTGCAGTCCCTCAaccctccctcccgcccctcATCCTGGCCTCGGGAAGGGAAGCAGGACAGAGGTGCGGCAGAGCTCTTCACACCCTCGGGGGAGCCCTCTGATGCCCCCACTTCCCCGCAGAACGCGGTACAGCGCGTGGTGGCCCTGCCCCTGGTCAGGACCACGTGCACCGCCGTCTTGGATGCTTACAGTGCTGCTAAGGACAGGCACCCGCTGCTGGGCTCCGCCTGCCGCCTGGCCGAGCACTGCGTGTGCGGCCTCACCACCCGGGCCCTGGACCACGCCCAGCCGCTGCTcagccacctgcagccccagcGTGAGCACCCCCCCGACCCCTGGGTCCTGCCCCGCTGCCCCCCCGCCATGCTCTGGAGTGCACCTGCTGAGGTGGACTCCACGCAGTCCCACCCATGTGGACGCCTTTAGTCCGTGCACCTGCCTGTACCCCATCCACCCGTCTGGCCCTCCCTCATCCCGCCAGCACCATCTCCcattccctgccccctcccatcccccattCTACCTACACCCCAGCCCACCATCCCTCTCCGGTTTCATCTCCAGGACCTCCACCCTTAGCCATTTGTGGAGGTCGTCCCTCATCCAGCGGCCTGGCGAACCTCCGGTTCCTTCCTGTCGACCTCCCTCCCTCATCTGTCTCTCTGTCGTTGCCCCCACGGCGACCTGAGCCCCACATCTCCCCAGGCACCTGTGCCAGCTGAGGGGCCCAACctggcagaggggtgggggtggggtggaaagaCCGCTGGCTTCTGGTGGACCGAGGTCCCATCCCAGCCCtgggcctccccacctccccggcCTCCTTCTCAGCCAGTTTGCGTGACCTTGAGCCTGCCCGCTGGGCCCTCCCAGCCAGCACGGGGCAGGAGTCACCTTGGCGCTGGCAGCAGCCAGGTGGCAGGgctgaggccaggagggcagggggggtggggcccatcctgtgtctccccccacaccctcacagaccccccaccccaccccgcgcctccctccatcctccccgcctcccttgccctcactccctgcctctcccctccagtgGCCACAGTGAACAATCTCGCCTGCAGGGGGCTGGACAAGCTGGAGAAGCTGCCTTTTCTCCAGCAACCTTCGGACATGGTAGGGTGGGGACCCCTACGGTGGGGACCCGGAGAGGGGTGGCGGTGGGAGGGAGCAGCACAGCCTCCTCCGGGACCAGCCCAGGACCTGGGCCCACCACACTGGGGCTGAGTCCGGTTTGGGGCCCACTCAACACCAGCCAAGTTACAATGATCAGCCCCCGCCGAGCTGACCGAGCACTGAAGATGTGGCAGTTGGTGCCCATAATCCCCTCAACGACCCCGGGAGGGGGAACCTCTAtttcccctcattttacagaagggaaaTTGAGGCCCCGCACCAGGAAGGGCCAGGGACCCCTGACACCCAGCCTCGAGGAGCTGGGTAAGAGAAGGGAGCCAGAACCTGGAGGGTGCCCCCTCCCACCAGGTGGTGACCTCAGCCAAGGACACGGTGGCCAGCGGCGTGACAGGCGTGGTGGGCCTGGCACGTCAGGGCCGCCGCTGGAGTATAGACCTGAAGCGCTCCATGAGCCACGCCGTGGACGTCGTGCTGGGCAAGTCGGAGGAGCTGGTGGACCACTTCCTGCCCATGACTGAGGATGAGCTGGGTGAGGCTGGCCCCCCTCCCCATTGCTCCCCAGTCCCTCTCCCAGCCCGCATGCCCTGAGGTCACGGACCACAGAGCACCACAGAGCTCCGGCACTTTGCGCAGGGCCGCACCACAGTCCAGCAGGACGCAGGGCGGGGAGCCCAGCCCTGACGTCCCGTCCACCCCCGCAGCCCCCGACCCGCATCCTCCTAGACATCAGACCACGCAGACCCTGAGAGGGCACGGGGCTTACGCACGTGAGGGCCACAGCCTCGAACTGGCGGCCCTCCTGCTTGCAGCGCTGGCCTAGGCAGGGCATAGAGTGCTCTAACTCATCCCGTGCATCTAACAATGAGATCGCGCCCTCCCGATCCCGAGCTGCGGCCTGTCCTCCAGCGCGAAACACTCGAGCTGAAAGGCACCTGCCCTCTCCTGGGgcgcctggccggctcagtccgTGGGGTGggccactcttgatcttggggctgtgagtttgagtcccgcgttgggggtagagattacttaaaaaataaaatcttatttaaaaaaaaaacccaaacacaccATTCTCCAGCTTTCTACATCTTGCCTGACCCTGGAGATGATCTGACTTCTCAACCCCCTTGCCTTATGGCACTTGGGGGACGCGTCAAGGCACTCCCTCCTCCACAGAAAGGCTATGAGGCATTTATgaaacacctactgtgtgccacacACTTGTCaagtgtattccttttttttttttttttttttaaggattttatttagggtagcctgggtggctcagtggtttagcgcctccttcagcccagggcctaatcctaaGACACGGGATCgagccacatgtcaggctccctgcatggagcctgcttctccctctgcctgtgtttctgcccctctctctgtgtctctcataataaataaataaataaaatctttaaaaaaaaagattttatttatttattcatcggagacacagagaggcagagacataggcagagggagagggagaagcaggctccacgcagggagcccgacgcaggactcgatcccgggacttcaggatcacgccctgcgctgagccacccggggctgccccgtCAAGTGTATTCTTAACAGACCATTTAGTAGAGGGGTCAAGGGTGCCTGGGCTGGAATCCCAGGTCTGCCTCTTGCACatcgtctccctctgcctcggtgttcctcatctgtaaatggggctGATAGCAGTGCCCACGTCGTAGGGTCTGGGGAAGGTTAAACGAATTGATAGCAGTAGAGGAAAACAATAAATCTGGGAGCCCGTGGGCTTGTGAACCCAGAGGGAGGGTGAGCAGATGTGCAGAGGCGACCACGCTGACCTCTCCTCCGTCCCATCCTCCAGCGGCCCTGGCAGCCGAGGCTGAGGGCCCGGAAGTGGGCTcagtggaggagcagaggagacaTCAGGGCTACTTTGTGCGTTTGGGCTCCCTGTCAGCACGGCTCCGCCACCTGGCCTATGAACACtccctggggaaactgaggcagaagaaaCACCACGCCCAGGACACGCTGGCCCAGCTGCAGGAGACGCTGGAGCTGGTGAGAGCCTCTGCCCACTCCCGCCCCAAGACGCAGGCCAGTAGGCATGGATTGAGTGCCAGCTGCGTACCTGGTCCTGAGCTGGTCTGCAGCGGGAAGGCACAGCCGGGCCCAGCTGCCTCCGGTCGCGTGTGTTCAGGGCTGGGGCAGCTCGGGGTGGGGGTCAAGGCTCAGCCTGGGGAGACAGAAGGGGGTCTCCGGGCGAAGGAGATGTAGGACCTGGAATTTATAGACAGGGTAGCTCAGGAGAGAAAGCACCGCTTCCCCCGGGCACCTGCCACCCATCCCAATCCTCCGCAGCCTGTAGGTTCTAGACTATTCCCTCACTGTCCATCCCTCCCTTTGAACTGCTGAGTTCAGATGCCCCTGACCTGCTCCTCCTGCGTCTCGGCCTCCGTCCTTGCAGGGGGGTCAGGTCAAAGCCCGGGAGCAaccctccactcccctctctcctccactcccACGCCCCGCACAGCGGCGGGTGCCGCAGCTCTGCCCACAGccccccttcctcttcctgcGGCCTGGTCCAGCCCGTCCCCCAGCTCCATCCGGGACCCCGCTCTGCCCTCCCCGCAGCCGCCACCAGAGGGCGCGGATGAGCACCCGAGGCCGCTTACGTCACCGGGCACGCTGTCCTCAAGGTGCATCCacgttgtagcaggtgtcaggatgTCCCTCCCTTCTAAGGCTGAGTCCTATTTCCGGAGCGCGGATGGACtccaatttatttctatttatcttctGATGCCTGCCTTGCCCCGGGCACCGAAGAGGGCGCAGTGGCCCCCTCAGGACACTCACAGCGCAGTAGGGGGATCAGGGTCATGATGGAGAACATGCAGGTGCTGTGGAATCTGCCCAgccaggaggggagcagggaagacttcctggaggcgGAGGCATCTACACTGAAACTTAAACTGGAGTGAGCCAGACAGGGGCGTGGGGTGGAGGGAAACCTGTTCCTGGCAGATGGAGCAAAACGGCCAAAGTGAGTCTGAGCTTCAGGGGAACCACGGGGCGCAGGGTCTGGCCAAGAGCAGAGGAGAGACCGGGCAGGTGGGCCAGGCTAGATCAGTAGGCGGGGAAGGCTGCAGGGAAGAAGATGCTCTCTAGATGTTCATCGAGACCAGATCCAGGCTAGGGtgctgggccccccacccccgagccccCAAATCCTCCAGCTCTCACTACCACTGCCTCCGTCCCCTCAGATCAACCTCATGCAGTGCGGGGCGACCCCCACTGCCCCGGCCCGCCCTGGGAAGGTGCACGAACTTTGGGAGGACTGGAACCAGCACTCCCCAGAGaacggccgccgccgccgcagccagGTAGGGTGGCGGGGAGAGGGTGAccagggggtgtgtgtgtggtgggggtgcGTTCTGGATCTGCCCAGGGTTGCCAGAGGCCGGGCTCCAGCTGTCTCAAACCAAGTGCTGAGGCCAGCTGTTGGGAGCAtccatggggaaactgaggcaggcagggCGCCGGTCTGGGACACTgaggcccctcccctctgccacaGGCGGAGCTGGAGACGTTGGTGCTGTCCCGCAGCTTGATGAGGGAGCTGCAGGGAACGGTGGACGCGCTGGAGACCAGTGTGCGGGGCCTGCCCCG
Protein-coding regions in this window:
- the PLIN5 gene encoding perilipin-5, with translation MSDHEAAQPPTTSLCEQDQQNAVQRVVALPLVRTTCTAVLDAYSAAKDRHPLLGSACRLAEHCVCGLTTRALDHAQPLLSHLQPQLATVNNLACRGLDKLEKLPFLQQPSDMVVTSAKDTVASGVTGVVGLARQGRRWSIDLKRSMSHAVDVVLGKSEELVDHFLPMTEDELAALAAEAEGPEVGSVEEQRRHQGYFVRLGSLSARLRHLAYEHSLGKLRQKKHHAQDTLAQLQETLELINLMQCGATPTAPARPGKVHELWEDWNQHSPENGRRRRSQAELETLVLSRSLMRELQGTVDALETSVRGLPRGAQDKVAEVRRSVDALQSAFADARCFGDVPAAALAEGRGSVARAHACVDELLELVLQAVPLPWLVGPFAPILVERSAPPPDLEALVDEVVGGPDPRWAHLDWPAQQRAWEAQHGDGPAPPEDVPQEEPPPPGRPKHTLMPELDF